One window of Microcoleus vaginatus PCC 9802 genomic DNA carries:
- a CDS encoding DUF3596 domain-containing protein, with protein MASGYMAVQVVKNRLPLAWSWQCKRFWLYIGLPDTIVDRKATSMKASQIELDLASGNFDPSLAGSPKYVMIRYKGE; from the coding sequence ATGGCTTCCGGCTACATGGCGGTACAGGTTGTTAAGAATCGACTCCCTTTGGCTTGGTCATGGCAGTGCAAGCGTTTTTGGCTGTACATCGGTCTGCCGGATACGATCGTCGATCGCAAAGCCACCTCGATGAAAGCCAGCCAAATTGAACTCGACCTGGCTAGTGGCAACTTTGACCCCTCTCTGGCAGGTAGTCCTAAATATGTAATGATTCGTTATAAGGGTGAATAA